The Epinephelus fuscoguttatus linkage group LG7, E.fuscoguttatus.final_Chr_v1 DNA window atgcaaaatgaaaacattgatccatatcgtcatcttaaagatacacatttattttgaaattcacatagcacatctgtgtcaccatttctgggcaagcgcgcctccactcaaacaacaaacagagctcagaaataaaatggtcaaatcatattctagttgtttttgtgaattgatgtaaatgattgtgttagatgggcatatgatattgcgtcatatcgatcgcaggctcctgaatcgaatcgtatcaaaatcgtatcgtgacagactttgtgatatcggcaaacatcgtatcgtcatccaaacaaatcgatataatatcgtatcgtgatgaagctggtgatttacacccctaatatTTACACCTTTGTTCCgtcaacttcctgtttcactgCAAAGAAATCAAGCACAGCACTGAGCCTCCCGACCACAATCGCAACACATGGTCCTGTTCTCTCAGCAGAACTTTCTGAACAATGACAATTTTCACAGTAGTTCAAGTgaatttaatcttttttaacTGAGCTTTTTTTGAGTGTGTTAACAGCAATATGATCACCACATACATCAAAACCTTGACACGGCACAATTAATGAGTTAAAGCTGCAGATAATGCAATACAGTTACTCATTTCAGACAATTCACACCAACTCGACTAGGGATGATGGGCAGCTGCATGACAGCTTGACGAGGTTGCTGGAGTAGTCGTCTGAGCTGAGCAGGGATATCTTCATTTCCTACTGTTCAACATGTTTGTCTTGTGTTAACATCCTCTGTGATTTGTGCAACGGGTGTATTACCAGAGTTTGTTGGAGATGGACGTATGAACATTGGAcaagcttgttggaccatctgTCTGAGCTGAGCAGGAATATTCTCATTTCCATGGAGGTAAACCAGAGGGTTGAGAGCACTGTTCAGACACACAAGGCGGCTTATTTGACGAGCAATGTAGACTCCATTGGACCATTTAGCACATATCTTCTGGTTGGACAGAACTCTTGACCAGAGGTTGAGGTTCTTGAAAACATGATAAGGGATGTAACaaacagagaagagaagaatCAAGATGAACAACAACTTCAGACTTCTCTGTTTCAGTACCTTGTGAGTGGTATTTGTGAAACAGAGAACAACAATCACATGTCCATAGCAGCCCAGTGTGATGAGGAATGGGATACAAAACCCAGTGAATGTCCATCCAAGGGTATATTTCAGGTAACTCTCAACATAGATGTTATCTGTTGTATCAAAACATTTCTCAGTGTTGTTTCCATATGGTTTGCTGTATCTTTTGATGTAGAACATGTCTGGGAGACTCTGAACACTCACCAACAGCCAAACCATGACTGAGATGATCACAGAGTGGGTGACTGTTATTCTTCCCATCACTCTCACTGGATGGACAACAGCCAGGTACCTGTACACACTTATACAAGTAAGGAACCCGATGCTGCCATAGAGATTCAGGTTGAAGCAGAATCTTGTGATCTTGCAGAATGCGTCTCCAAAGATCCATTTACTCTTCATAAAGTAGTACACCACCAAGAATGGGAGAGTGAGCAGGTACAAAATATCAGCAAGTCCAAGGTTGAGAACAAAAACATTGATGATTTTTAGCTTCTTCCAGTTGTGCAGCAAAGACTTCAGTCCCCATCCGTTAGCTACCAGACCAATGATGAAGACTATGATGTAAACAGGAGGCAGAAATCTGCCTGTAAAGTCAAAGCTGACACGAGGACAAGAGGATTTGTTCATTCTGTCTCCCGAAAAACAGCAAGAATGCAGTGTTTGCCAAGAGTGGTTCAAGTAACTTGGGCAATTTCCTGTGAAACTTTAGTCATTCTTAGAGTCTCATCACGGTTCGTGGTTAAACAGGAAATTAAAACGAAATCTCAAATGGGAAGTTGATCATATGATAAAATGACACACGGGCTGCatgtaatcatatttttctaATGAGGTGCAAAATGCCCCTTCAT harbors:
- the LOC125891863 gene encoding P2Y purinoceptor 1-like; its protein translation is MNKSSCPRVSFDFTGRFLPPVYIIVFIIGLVANGWGLKSLLHNWKKLKIINVFVLNLGLADILYLLTLPFLVVYYFMKSKWIFGDAFCKITRFCFNLNLYGSIGFLTCISVYRYLAVVHPVRVMGRITVTHSVIISVMVWLLVSVQSLPDMFYIKRYSKPYGNNTEKCFDTTDNIYVESYLKYTLGWTFTGFCIPFLITLGCYGHVIVVLCFTNTTHKVLKQRSLKLLFILILLFSVCYIPYHVFKNLNLWSRVLSNQKICAKWSNGVYIARQISRLVCLNSALNPLVYLHGNENIPAQLRQMVQQACPMFIRPSPTNSGNTPVAQITEDVNTRQTC